The following are from one region of the Flavimobilis soli genome:
- a CDS encoding FecCD family ABC transporter permease yields the protein MNARTVPAAEATGAHTSGAGTPGTPQATTGLTPTKPTRGIVLLVCLVVALIAAALVSAVSGQTPITPGEVLGSVLHRMGLDVGSLPAHPQGENTLWVARFPRITLGILVGAALGCAGALMQGVFSNPLAEPGVIGISSGAAVGACTVIVLPTASGMLSGSLAVAAAAFVGGLVTTLVVYALARANGRTEVVTLVLTGVAINAFTSGVLAFLVFIASPSAREQIVFWQLGSLNGATWRSVAIVAPMVAAGLVAAMLLRRKLDLLSLGERAARHLGVDVERLRQLVILIVALLTSAGVAFTGIIAFVGLVVPHVVRMVAGPGHRFLVPGSALGGALVLVVADLVARTAIAHAELPLGMLTSLVGGPFFFWLLRRTRTSQGGWA from the coding sequence ATGAACGCGCGCACCGTGCCCGCAGCCGAAGCGACCGGCGCCCACACGTCCGGCGCCGGCACGCCCGGCACCCCACAGGCGACGACCGGCCTCACCCCCACGAAGCCCACCCGGGGCATCGTGCTGCTCGTCTGTCTCGTCGTCGCCCTGATCGCTGCGGCGCTCGTCTCGGCCGTCTCGGGCCAGACGCCGATCACCCCCGGCGAGGTGCTCGGCTCGGTCCTGCACCGGATGGGTCTCGACGTCGGCTCGCTGCCCGCGCACCCGCAGGGCGAGAACACGCTGTGGGTCGCGCGCTTCCCGCGCATCACTCTCGGGATCCTCGTCGGTGCGGCGCTCGGCTGCGCCGGCGCCCTCATGCAGGGCGTGTTCAGCAACCCGCTCGCCGAGCCCGGCGTCATCGGCATCTCGTCGGGCGCCGCCGTCGGCGCGTGCACGGTCATCGTGCTCCCGACGGCGAGCGGCATGCTCTCCGGCTCGCTCGCGGTCGCTGCCGCGGCGTTCGTCGGTGGTCTCGTGACGACGCTCGTCGTGTACGCGCTCGCCCGGGCGAACGGGCGGACCGAGGTCGTCACGCTCGTCCTGACGGGCGTCGCGATCAACGCGTTCACCTCGGGCGTGCTCGCGTTCCTCGTGTTCATCGCGTCGCCGTCGGCGCGCGAGCAGATCGTGTTCTGGCAGCTCGGCTCGCTCAACGGCGCGACCTGGCGCTCGGTCGCGATCGTCGCGCCCATGGTCGCGGCCGGTCTCGTCGCAGCCATGCTGCTGCGGCGCAAGCTGGACCTGCTCTCGCTCGGCGAGCGCGCGGCGCGCCACCTGGGGGTCGACGTCGAGCGCCTGCGCCAGCTGGTGATCCTCATCGTCGCGCTGCTGACGTCTGCGGGTGTCGCGTTCACGGGCATCATCGCGTTCGTCGGTCTCGTCGTCCCGCACGTCGTACGCATGGTTGCCGGCCCGGGCCACCGCTTCCTCGTGCCGGGCTCCGCCCTCGGCGGTGCCCTCGTGCTCGTCGTCGCGGACCTCGTCGCGCGCACGGCGATCGCGCACGCAGAGCTCCCCCTCGGCATGCTCACGTCTCTCGTCGGCGGACCGTTCTTCTTCTGGCTCCTGCGTCGGACGCGCACCTCGCAAGGAGGCTGGGCATGA
- a CDS encoding heme ABC transporter ATP-binding protein, producing MSTVAATLLDTVRLRPRRPRMPERLPVGSVLAEVHDAHLTLGGSTILDGASLEVRAGEVRALVGPNGAGKSTLLGVLTGDRKPSSGHVTVHGAPLSSWSTTDLALRRAVLTQDVAVSFPFTVREVVEMGRSPWRATPLEEDDDAIIAESLEATDVAHLAGRSFTTLSGGERARAALARVLAQRTQLLLLDEPTAALDLRHQELVLSLAREHARAGGAVVVVVHDIGLAAAYADQVTVLAGGRVVGDGVPGDVLTPELLTEVYEHPVEVLEHPGGGAPIILPRR from the coding sequence ATGAGCACCGTCGCCGCGACCCTCCTGGACACCGTGCGACTGCGCCCCCGTCGTCCGCGCATGCCCGAGCGTCTCCCGGTCGGCTCGGTCCTCGCCGAGGTGCACGACGCCCACCTGACGCTCGGCGGTTCCACAATCCTCGACGGCGCAAGCCTCGAGGTGCGTGCAGGGGAGGTCCGCGCGCTCGTCGGCCCGAACGGCGCCGGCAAGTCGACCCTGCTCGGCGTCCTCACGGGCGACCGCAAGCCGTCCTCGGGTCACGTCACGGTCCACGGTGCCCCGCTGTCGTCGTGGTCGACGACCGACCTCGCCCTGCGTCGCGCGGTCCTCACGCAGGACGTCGCGGTGTCCTTCCCGTTCACGGTACGCGAGGTCGTCGAGATGGGCCGCTCGCCGTGGCGCGCCACCCCGCTCGAGGAGGACGACGACGCGATCATCGCGGAGTCCCTCGAGGCGACCGACGTCGCCCACCTGGCCGGCCGCAGCTTCACGACCCTGTCGGGCGGTGAGCGTGCGCGCGCGGCGCTCGCGCGCGTCCTCGCGCAGCGCACGCAGCTGCTGCTCCTCGACGAGCCGACGGCGGCGCTCGACCTGCGGCACCAGGAGCTCGTCCTGTCGCTCGCGCGCGAGCACGCCCGCGCTGGCGGCGCGGTGGTGGTCGTCGTGCACGACATCGGTCTGGCGGCCGCGTACGCGGACCAGGTGACGGTCCTCGCGGGTGGCCGTGTGGTCGGTGACGGTGTTCCTGGCGACGTCCTGACGCCGGAGCTGTTGACCGAGGTCTACGAGCACCCGGTCGAGGTGCTCGAGCACCCGGGCGGCGGCGCACCCATCATCCTCCCGCGCCGCTGA
- a CDS encoding heme/hemin ABC transporter substrate-binding protein, whose protein sequence is MRDRTARLRAALAVIAACTLAAGCGTAGATPSTEQTATSWTPTGPRTLEALEDPVRPLPTPTPTLPTTVTSADGVEVTVTDTSRILAVDLYGTFAEIVFSLGLGDNVIGRDVASGFEEAAHLPVVTGSSHALNVESILALDPTIVLTDTSIGPPEVFDQLRAAGIPVVFLDPERTLAGIDGHIRAVAAALGVPETGEELIARTDAEIAEAHALAPEDGSGPRVAFLYVRGTAGVYLLGGPGSGADALIQAVGAEDAGTAIGLDRSFTPITSEGMINAAPDVLLVMSAGLKSVGGIDALLGIPGIGQTPAAASRTVIDASDTQLLSFGPSTAGTITRLANALYR, encoded by the coding sequence ATGCGTGACCGCACCGCGCGCCTGCGCGCCGCTCTCGCCGTGATCGCGGCCTGCACGCTCGCCGCCGGCTGCGGCACCGCCGGTGCGACGCCGTCGACCGAGCAGACCGCGACCTCGTGGACGCCGACCGGCCCGCGCACCCTCGAGGCGCTCGAGGACCCCGTGCGTCCGCTCCCGACCCCCACCCCCACGCTCCCGACGACGGTGACGTCCGCAGACGGCGTCGAGGTCACGGTGACCGACACGAGCCGCATCCTCGCCGTCGACCTCTACGGGACCTTCGCCGAGATCGTCTTCTCGCTCGGCCTGGGCGACAACGTCATCGGGCGCGACGTCGCGAGCGGCTTCGAGGAGGCGGCGCACCTTCCCGTCGTCACGGGCTCGAGCCACGCCCTCAACGTCGAGTCGATCCTCGCGCTCGACCCGACGATCGTCCTGACCGACACCTCGATCGGCCCGCCCGAGGTCTTCGACCAGCTGCGCGCGGCAGGCATCCCCGTCGTCTTCCTCGACCCCGAGCGCACGCTCGCGGGGATCGACGGCCACATCCGCGCTGTCGCGGCCGCGCTCGGCGTACCTGAGACGGGCGAAGAGCTGATCGCCCGGACGGACGCCGAGATCGCCGAAGCCCATGCCCTGGCCCCCGAGGACGGCTCGGGCCCGCGCGTCGCGTTCCTCTACGTGCGCGGCACCGCCGGCGTCTACCTGCTGGGCGGCCCCGGCTCTGGCGCGGACGCGCTGATCCAGGCTGTCGGCGCTGAGGACGCGGGCACGGCCATCGGCCTCGACCGGAGCTTCACGCCCATCACGAGCGAGGGAATGATCAACGCCGCGCCGGACGTGCTGCTCGTCATGAGCGCCGGGCTGAAGTCCGTGGGCGGTATCGACGCGCTCCTCGGGATCCCCGGCATCGGCCAGACGCCCGCAGCGGCGTCGCGCACCGTGATCGACGCGTCGGACACGCAGCTGCTGTCCTTCGGGCCGTCGACGGCCGGCACGATCACCCGCCTCGCGAACGCGCTCTACCGATGA